Genomic DNA from Coffea arabica cultivar ET-39 chromosome 7e, Coffea Arabica ET-39 HiFi, whole genome shotgun sequence:
TGTtttgatctttttcttttatttatttaaccaATTTGTGAGCGGCCCAGATTTTACACTGACAAATTTGTTGCTCAACCATTGTAAGAATTGATTGTCATTGTAACGAAGACATTCATGAAGCAGTTGTACATCCGAGATTCCAAAGGACGAGGGGCCTGGACGGTTGTCAGAGACAACCGTCCCAGGCAGTTGACGGCCCGGATGAAGCTAAAAAATTTTGTGCGGCTCAGATCACGttttgtaactcgattttcacgccGTGTGGGACCCACAAAAATGGTGTTTTATTTTACTCGCTGTTGTTCAATTGTTACACATTGTACAGATGATGTTACACCATGTACAAATGGTGTTACACCTTCCGGAGCGGTTGTTCTGACAACCGCTCCAGCCCCGCGTCCGATTCCAAAAGGGCATGTCTTCAAGTAAAGGACCATTTTGGGTTTAACTGTAGCTAGCGGCTGATGCACATCCAATATATGTGCAGCTAGTAAaaagatatttaaaaaaaaattagttagaGAAgtgggggttttttttttttgggtagggAGGTGATTGTTAATTCAATAGATGTAGAGTACTTATAAGGAGGTGAGTAATTAAAATAATGTAATTTTGAAACCCATTTCCTCCCGCTGTCTGTATGGTATAAGATGCTACTGATTGATAGTTTTAATTTCTACTATTTGGAGATTGTTtgttaatattaattattatttccATTAGGATCTGTCTAACGTCTACTGGGTACCCGGCAAAATATATTTCAGatgtcatattttttaaaatataagattaattaggtAAAGTAAATGAATATAAGTGAGGGAAggtaaaaataaatagaaaaagtatataaatgccgCGGagtataataattattagtatgtcTATATACATCGTAAGTTAGGTGAATTTTAAATGTGTTAATGGATGTCAAACTAGAAAAATCCTTTCTATTATTGTAGTTTCTTTGTGATCTTATCAAAACGAAAAAAGTGAGGGGCCATTTTAGTTAGgttaatactccctccgtcccactttgatagttctggttcttttttcacacaatttaataaaaaagtagttaactttattagaacaatcaatttaggtagctattttcctaaaataccctcacattaattagagtacaactttatgggaatttgaattgatggtaaaaaaagaatcaactctcatcaaatggggtaggtttatagtaacaacaacttacattgaataagggtattttaggaaaattaaaatacaattatattcttcaattgaaaagttaactacaatttgggacagacaaaaagggaaaacaggactatcaaagtgggacggagggagtacttaTTTACTGGTTTTAATTACATTTTGCTTATATGTGAAGCTTTTGCAATGAATTATACATTAGTGCACGGAATAAGGGGGTACACAAGCAATGAGGAGGACGACCTAAACTCTCGTCTTCAATAAATGTGTAGTTGAATTTGTAAGACTGACAGGTTGATTCTCTATCATGTGAAAAATGTTAAAACacggaaaacaaatttaaaccACCCTTTGACTTTAACGGCGATGATATATcgtagaaaggaaaaagaagaatgtatttgtttttttttttgtttaaaaaaaatctatttcATTGCCAGACCAGAATAATAGGTAGTATACGCATGTGTTGAAAGTTCATAAAGAAGAATCTAATCTGcagcaagaaaaggaaaaggccCTTTTAACTCGAATTGTTTACGAAAAAACTTCTGAAACTTTACACTGATGAGAGACAATTACTTAAACGGGGGAGGACTTTGTGAAATTTGACTGTTGATAATCGGAAGCTTGGTAGGTCTCTTGGGATGAGAGATCAGTTGGTGGATTCTGGATAAAAATGGCAAATGTAAAAGCACGCAAGCTAGGCTAGATGTGTTTCGCTCCGTCAGGTTATTCGGTTCAGTTGGATCACCCTATAAATTAGAGTAGGCTCCTTCCTTGAGAGTAGGAGTAGGTTAGACTagattaaatatatttttacgaaaaaaaaaggaaaaggaaattgtAAATATTAGTACTAGTATACTACTGCTACGTGTTAAAGAAAGGTAAGGACAATAAACGTCATTAATTTCCTAACTAGAGAGCTAAGTGCTACTACAGTACTTGTTTAATTTTGAGactttttttccaacaaaaaaatGGGTAAGAATTTTGGGGGGATGAGGGTAAATAAATAGATAAGgcaggaaagaaagaaaaaaagagaagaagcaaAGTTGATTTATTGGCTCAAGACAAAGATGCCTGCATGTACTTGGTGTATCAATCAAGTCAATAGAATGTCCCAAATCATAAACAAGGCGGATGGGATTGGGAGTGAGGAAGGTAGAAGGATGAGGCGCGAGGAGGGGGCGGTGGTGGGAATGGGGATCGCTGCCCAAAGCATATCGCCAAATCAATCCATATCCATTCAATGCAGTGTGAGCGTGGTAGTGCATTAATATGAATGTCTCCACCATACATCCTACTGTTACTTACTTGTGTTTTGACTAACTCGAGACGCTGTCTCTGTTAAATTTACTCTCAATCCCAAAGCCCACAATAAGTTGTTGGAACAATAAATTACATTCATAAGAATCAGgccacttcttcttcttcctggtttttttttttttttttttttttgtcttggggggcggggggtggggtggggttgtatatatatatatatatatatatattcggtTGACTGGGTTATGTAATGCGGATTTCCGTCTCCCATCTGGGTTATGAAATTTGTTCTAGTGTAtttttatctgtcgttttattatccccatacagtattaattatttttttcacaattttacccttttatctctctttttcaacacagggttcttaattactactcctagtttggtgggagttagtttgcattgcttttggcctagtaaaacagcaccatttagtactctagtgagagaaaacatgggtgaattagacaattaatgagggtacaaaaggaaagtagtgtacagatttaagcaatgaaaaacttttcttaattggtgtgtaaaaccttaaacgtcagttataaaaaaaaggaagggagtattaggttgtgtttggattgcattttctgtgattttttatggaaaaattactgtagcgatttgatgtattgtgaggaaaaaagataatagaaaaatgtgatcacgaaaaatgacgtaatttttcgacggaaactggcaatccaaacaagttcTAATTACTACTGCTACTACTTACGTTATGTCCGAGAAGGGGCCTTGAAGACAACACCAGCAAGTAGTGAAGTGGGAAAAGGCGCAAAAGTCTCTGTCAAATAGAGATAGATAAAACAAAAACGTTGCTTTCAATAATATCTTGGACCGTAAATACCAATATGGTCCAGGTCTAACCCACGTGATGTTGCTGAGTATTAAAAATCCTAAGTCTCCttcttcgatttttttttttttaatatcacATTTTagcaaaccttttttttttttttttggtttgggtcAAAAGGAATGCAAAGGCCGTCACCGAAAAACAAGTAAGTAATTCCACAAGGAGAAATAATTTTCCGAAGGAAACTCTGAAAAGCCTTGGCCTCTCAGTCTCTTTCCGAAACACACGACGGTTTTGCTTGCAAATTTCTGTTTCGGGCCTGCCTCACACGCACAGCTAATTCACCCATTCTATTCTCTATGCATCCCTTTTTGACAATTGTCAATGCCAAGTACTTCATTTATTTAGTACTACAAAGTACTTGTCTTTTCAAACTCAATCGTGCCAGCGAGAGAACCTCGTTTTAAGGTTGTAGGCAAAGTTTTTTGctggatttgtttgcattgacgATTATTTGGGGGAAAAATTACTATAATAACTGTTGATATCGcttgtgatgtgatgtgataCCTAAGTATATGTGAAGTGAGAAGATagttaacaaaattttaaataaaaaaatgacaaaaccgTGTTTGAGGAACATCTAAATTCTACATTACTCCTTTTGAAACAAATGTTGGAAAAAAAGTTTTAGGAAAATTACGTTTCTCCAACTATATTTTTATTACACAAACaccattttccaaaaaaaaaaaaaaaaggaaaagttgtCAGAGTGAAAATTCCCTGAAAAGCAACCCTCCAAATGgaatttatttttggaaaagcaATTGACGTAAATCGTGTGGTACAGAGCCTCTGTTTTTTCATCTAAACAATTACTTATGTGGTATGAACAGATTTACATTATTGTTCTCAGCTCAGATTTTGTCATTACCCATTAAAAAGTGAAAATTGTCACGGTCATAAGTATAGAACGGGCTAATTTCCCCTTGTATTGttgaagaaaacaaagatcAAGAAAGTGTGGTCTTGACACGGGTTATTAGGATTTCAATTTAGAATGCTCACACATTCCAATCATTGTTCCTGCGTCTCTCCATATTAGTATTGCCTTTTGTCGACTAAAACGTTGTTGGATGAAGTTCCGACATCATCGTGGATTCCGCGTTGTCGTCGAGCTGCATGCACCATTATATTTGTTCTGTAAATCTGTTAGAATGAAATGGACCGCTGCTTTTGCATCAAAATCAGTCGCACTGGAACTTCCAGCAAATTCTGTCCAATTTAAAGCACATCCATCGAGTTGAGCAGTACCACGACGGAGCAGCGCTTGAAATATGGTTGTGGTGGTCTATGGCAGTCGAGTTTCCTATGATTGCCTTCTACGTATCTCAGATTTGAGACAAATATGTTTCCGCATTAATTGTCTGAAGATTTCCAGCCAACCGAATTACTCTAGAATTCAGATCTTAAGTCACTTTCACGCATTGcgaattattttttgtttgagaTGGATCCCCAAGACCAAGATTGTTCATCGCCTTATAGTATTCCTTTTGCTTGGCTAAGCATTTCTCTACTCAAATCCTGCAAATTGATCATCGGCAGTTTTctttcatcttttcttttgaacCCATGCCACGTATTTCAACCCCCTGttgattggttttttttttttatcgcaacgataacatttgtataatctACTCTAAGGAAAAGAGGAGAAGCTGACGAAATTTTTCGGTCAACCATCATTAAGTGGCAAGGTGAATCCTTGACCTTCCATCCCCTATTGATTGGTTGCTTCCTCAATTGTTGTCTAACTGCCTTTTTTTCAACTCCAGTAAATGACTTTTTgttgaaataattaaatccaaTCCCAGATTAACCTCTAAAAGTCGGAACCCTTGAAGTCAACCCAAGGACTTAACTACCCAATCCAAACCCCCCGGAATCGATGTGGGACTACTAAACTAGGACTGTAGAGCGCCTGCTGCTAAGTGTTGTCTAGCTGCCTTTGACATCATCAAATTCCTCTACCAACGTCAAACCTCAAAAGAAGCACTCGGGCCACTTTTGAATGGGCTACTATTGTAGTAGCAGTGTGAGAGACGAACGGGAGCATTGTACGGGCTCGAAAGATGGCATAGATATGCTACCTCTGATTTGTAGGCCTTTTAATCCACTAGAAATGGGCTCAACGAAGTCCAAGAAAATGTACCAACCGTTGATCTCATCAGGGTCAAGAGCCTCATGCTACGTCACCGTTTCATCTTCTTTCGGTGGAAACTGGAAAGTTCTCCCGCCACATAAAAATTTCCTGCCATCGTTGCCCCGATCCCCATCCCGCGCTTCGGTCTCTCTCTCTAAAGCCTAAAGCCATGGCGACGACGATATCTCCTCCGCCGCAAACACTAATATTAAAACGATCGTCAATTTCCACTTCCGTTTGTTTTCCGTCATCTCAAAGGCTAGTGTCAGCACCCCAGACTTGTTCAGTTTCAGTTAACTCTGTCAGTTCAATCCATTTCCCAAAATCCAAAAGGCTAAATCGTTCTCCGGCTAGAGCTCAAGCCTCCTCGGTTGCTTCTTTTTCCCAGAATGTCGGGGATTTGCTGGGTGATGTCAGCATCTTCACCGCCACCGGCGAGCCCGTCAAGTTCAAAGACCTCTGGGATCAAAAACAGGTAATTCACCCACACTTAAATTTATACTGGTGGAGTAGTTTTTTAcgctttttttaaaattttgagaattaCAACATTAGCTATGCGCTTTTATCAGATGATGATCATTGACCGTTAGTTCCTAATTTTACCGCCAgcgcttctttttttttttttttttataaataattttaACTAAAATCACACTGCCCTATTATTTAACCCATGATAtcctgattttatttttttaattggtaATTGTCTTTTAGTCTAATTCTCGATCAGGGGATTTTTGCTAaatcttccttttttgtttctAGGGAATGGCAGTTGTTGCTCTGTTAAGGCATTTTGGGTGTCCTTGCTGGTAAGCACGGAGCCATGCAAGCAAATGCTATTTTCTGTGATGGTTGCCTGCTTGATCTTCACACTGGTGCTTTTTAATGGCTTTCTttgttcacaatcatttagctGGGAACTTGCTTCAGTACTTAAAGAATCAAAAGAGAGATTCGACTCTGCTGGCGTGAAGCTAATTGCTGTTGGTGTTGGTGCGCCCAGCAAAGCTCGCATTCTTGCTGAGAGGGTTTGTCTCTTGCATTTCATAgccgccttttttttttttttttggttaacatGAACTTCAAAAGATTTCTCTTAACATTTATTACTTCGAAGAGTCTAAACTATTTACTATGTGAAATAGGATTGACGTTGGGTTCGATTAGGATGTTTAGATGGTAGCTTGACGTATATTTGACATCCATGATCTAAATTCTGGATTATAACTAAGCCTGGTGTCAAGTTACTGCAAAACAAGAAACAAAGAGTGCAGTAAATCGCACCAGATTGCACTATCTGCTCTTATGATTTCTTCAAGAAACTCGAGACCTTTTTGCAGTCGTTTTTCAAAAGGATTTTGGTTTGCCAGTGTTCAAAATGTTGGATATGTCATAAGCGTGCAGAAATGATTCTTGTGAATAAGCAATGGAGTTCATTTTGTCTGCCTGTGCCACATTTGGTTGTGCACCATTTCTTGCCTCCTTGGTTAGGATGTCTGGCTGGAATGGCAGAATGGGACTTGCCTCCTGAGTTTCATGGAAGCTTATCCACTTATGGAGGCCTAGTGTATCAATGGTTATTCCTAACCGTACCTGTCCATGGTTTTCAGTCTGTTTTAGGTCATATTTGGGCAATTAAACTTGCAATTTGGCAAGGCTGCCAGCAATATAACTGCTGATTGATTAAGATTGTGAGGCTGAGTTATTCTATAAAGATGAGATTCTACACTGGATTTCTTTAATGTGTAATATGCTGGCATGGGGTTTGTATCATTTTAAAGTATAGTTGAGTATATATGAAAAGGATCCAACGATCCATTTCTTCAGCATCATTTTGCTCTGAGAAAGATTGTTTTGTCGATTATTTCCACAATTTGATTTCAAGTAGTTTTTCATGCTATTGTTTGAGCTGATGCTTCTGGTAATGTTCTTGTATGGCCAGTTACCATTTCCAATTGATTGCCTCTATGCTGACCCTGACCGTAAGGTAATAGCTTGTGTGTTCTCAGTTATTGCCAGTTCAATTTCTTCCGTTTGCCATCCTAACTCTGATGCTTTGTATCTCAGGCATATGATGTCTTGGGCTTGTATTACGGTGTCGGTCGAACATTTTTCAACCCCGCAAGTGTAATATTTTCTGTTGTCTTATTATCGTTAGTATTTTTGGTAAAATGGGTTTATCATCAAAACTAGCGTTTTTGGTAAATTCTTTTTGGACCCTGACCTAACAGGCTAAAGTTTTTTCAAGATTTGAGACTCTACGAAATGCTGTAAagaactacactattgaagccACCCCAGATGATAGAAGTGGAGTCTTGCAACAGGTTTGAGCTCGTAACCTTTAGGGTCCCAGATCAATGTTACTCTTCTCTCAACATTttgattttctcttgattaGGGAGGGATGTTTGTATTCAGAGGAAAAGAATTGCTATATGCTCGGAAGGATGAAGGGACCGGTGACCATGCTCCCTTAGATGACATCATTAATATCTGCTGCAAAGTCCCCATTTCATGAAGTCTTTCTCTGCTCTCTCTCTTCTAAAATGGTGCTTTCTGGTGTATCTGTCATTATTAAAGTTAGATAACCAATATCTAACGGCTGTTTTTTATAATGCCTTCAGCATAGCACTTACCATTTTTTCTGTTGTCTGTTCACTATAGTGTGAACTGCTCTCCATCTCGCGCGCATATGTAATCATGTAAAATTTTGTGTATATCGCCCCCGAGGTAGTCCGATTGGTTCCGTAGTTTGATAGTTACTAGCAGGTCTCGTGATCGATCCTCGTGTGCTACCTCACTGTGTATCCTTGGGGCAAGGCTCTACACAATTTTCGAAAATTAGTCTGGTCGAAAGGATGGAATATCCTTAAGTGAGAGAAAGAAAGTGTATGTATATCGCTGTTCTGTTCTTGAAATTACTAACTAAAGACTCTTGAGAATAATTTTACAGGCTGGGTAAGCTTAAGTATGTCCGCATAGTCTTTTTGCGCTTGCCCGGACTGTTATTGATGCACTAAGCTTCACGGTCACTGTTATAGCTACAACAGAAAATGGATAGCTGTATATGTGAAGCGAGCTACTTGAATACGCTCAAGGACGTGCAACTGTGCAAGCATACTCATGGGTTCCGGCGGTGGAAAACTAAAAACTGTGAATAGGATTAAGACGTGATAGTTTCTCGGATCAGATGatccctttgttttttttttctttttaaatgttCAGAAGAAATGGATGATAGTATTTGAATTACTAAACAAGTTTGACATCGTCATTTAGTCCAAACCACTACATAATCCTAACAAGAAGCTAAATGCAAGCTGAATGGATCTTTAGTGATGCATTTCCAGACTACCTTTTCATCtcttaccccaaaaaaaaatggtattGTCCCTTTTTAAATAACTGGCCCTTGAATTCTGTGGTTCCAAGTTCATTGGAAATAGATATCAAGATAAACTTAAATAGTGTGAATCTTTCCATTCTAATAATGTAGAGGAAGTCCATTTCCTGGTTGCGAAAGAGAAAGCCCT
This window encodes:
- the LOC113701817 gene encoding thioredoxin-like protein AAED1, chloroplastic isoform X3 encodes the protein MATTISPPPQTLILKRSSISTSVCFPSSQRLVSAPQTCSVSVNSVSSIHFPKSKRLNRSPARAQASSVASFSQNVGDLLGDVSIFTATGEPVKFKDLWDQKQGMAVVALLRHFGCPCCWELASVLKESKERFDSAGVKLIAVGVGAPSKARILAERAYDVLGLYYGVGRTFFNPASAKVFSRFETLRNAVKNYTIEATPDDRSGVLQQGGMFVFRGKELLYARKDEGTGDHAPLDDIINICCKVPIS
- the LOC113701817 gene encoding thioredoxin-like protein AAED1, chloroplastic isoform X2, yielding MATTISPPPQTLILKRSSISTSVCFPSSQRLVSAPQTCSVSVNSVSSIHFPKSKRLNRSPARAQASSVASFSQNVGDLLGDVSIFTATGEPVKFKDLWDQKQGMAVVALLRHFGCPCCWELASVLKESKERFDSAGVKLIAVGVGAPSKARILAERLPFPIDCLYADPDRKAYDVLGLYYGVGRTFFNPASAKVFSRFETLRNAVKNYTIEATPDDRSGVLQQGGMFVFRGKELLYARKDEGTGDHAPLDDIINICCKVPIS
- the LOC113701817 gene encoding uncharacterized protein isoform X1, translating into MATTISPPPQTLILKRSSISTSVCFPSSQRLVSAPQTCSVSVNSVSSIHFPKSKRLNRSPARAQASSVASFSQNVGDLLGDVSIFTATGEPVKFKDLWDQKQGMAVVALLRHFGCPCCWELASVLKESKERFDSAGVKLIAVGVGAPSKARILAERSFFKRILVCQCSKCWICHKRAEMILVNKQWSSFCLPVPHLVVHHFLPPWLGCLAGMAEWDLPPEFHGSLSTYGGLVYQWLFLTVPVHGFQSVLGHIWAIKLAIWQGCQQYNC